The DNA window AGTCGGAGCTGTTGAGAACCGGATCGCCCACGTGCCCGCCGCGCCCCGGGATGAAGTTGATGACACCCGGAGGAAGGCCGGCGGCCTCCAGCAATCTCATGATGTAATACCCGGAGAGCACTGCCGTGGAGGCGGGCTTCCACAGCACCACGTTCCCCATCATGGCCGGGGCGGTCGCCAGATTTCCCCCGGTGGAGGTGAAATTAAAGGGGGTCAATGCAAAGATGAAGCCCTCGAGCGCGCGGTACTCGACATAGCTCCATGTTCCCTCCGAACTGGACGGCTGGTAGTCGTAGATGAGACGCATGTAGGCCGTGTTGAAGCGATAGAAATCAATCAACTCGCAAGCCGCATCGATCTCGGCCTGATAGACGCTCTTGGACTGGTTGAGCATTGTGGCCGCATTCAGCGTGTCGCGCCAGGGTCCGGCCAAAAGTTCGGCGGCCTTTATGAAAATCGCAGCACGGGCTTCCCAAGACATCTCGGACCAACTCTGCCACGCGCTGCGCGCGGCCGACACTGCCTTTTCCACTTCTCTGGCGCCGGCCTGATGGCACACCGCCAGCACATGCCCATGCTCGTGCGGACAAACAACTTTGATCGTCGATCCGGTGCGAATTTCTTCCCCGCCTATGATGATCGGGATCTCAATCTCCTCGTTCGACATCTCGAGGAGCTTGGCTTTGAGCGATGCCTTTTCGGGGGATCCAGGCGCATAACTGCGGACCGGTTCGTTAACGGCTTCGGGAACTCTCAGAATGCTGTTGCTCACTTTTTCGCCTCCACTATCAGGATACGGCCTGAGCAACGCTTGGGCAAGGTTCCGACCTCCTCAGGTGATTTCCCGAAGAATCAACAGCTTGCCCGGATCCGGCGCCCAGACTGAATGCCTATCATCCTCGTGCTATAATGCATCTACCCGTAATGATTGATTGGGGATTGCTTTCGGGGGGGGAGTTACTTGCGGCGCACGTCGTCAACTGGCACCACGATTAATGTGCTGTTCATTACGGCCGATCTCACGGAGGCGGATTACCTGGTATATGAGATCCGGGCAAGAGCACCCAACATACATCTGGAGGTGTTCCCCGGCGTCCAGCGGGCGATCGATCATTTCAAGGCCGGGTGTCATGATGCCGTGCTTGTCGATCACCGCCTGTCCGATGCAGACCGGTCAGAGCTGATCGCATACATCCAACATCTGGGACTTGCTACGCCCATAATCCTCATTTTTGGACCCGACATAGATAATCCCACGATTCGCATGCTCAGAGCGGGCGCCGATGCACATGTTGTCAGAGGTCCGAACTTTGTCAACGAACTCCCGGTTATCATCCAACAAGCTCTCGCCGGCTCTCAATCCGAAGCCAAGGCCTCAGCCCTGAAATCATCACCACTGAAGGGGGACAGTCTTAAACCGGAAGGCCCGGGACCGGAAAGCACGGCCCGCACGCCCGCCAGTCCGCCGGCAGGAGCCACGGCAGCCCCAACCGGCCGCCAACGTTCCGTTTCGGACCGGCGCATATCGCAACGTCGGGAAGTCCGTATCCCTTGCCGTTTGGAGTGGCATGGGAATTCGGGCGCCGCATGGATCCACGATCTGTCTGAAGAGGGGGCTTTTCTCGAAACTTCAGCCCTGATGGCGGCAGGCAGTGAAATAGTAATCCAATTTGATGCTGCCGGCACCGAAGTGCGGCTGGAAGCCACGGTCACGCACCACGGCTGGTATCTGAGCACGGATCGAAATTTCGACGGATTTGGAGTCCAGCTCCGAAATCTGACACCGGATTCAAGGCGGATACTTCAAGAATTGCACAGTAAGAGCACCAAACGGGCCCAGCCCAAGACCACTCTGGAACGCTGAGGCTCAGCAAGTTTGGCGCCGGAGTTGGGAAACCTGGACCTGGACATCCATCTCACTCTCCGCCCGGTTCCAGTGGGAGGCCCCAAGCGATTATCTCAGGCTTGTGAGCAATCGCCAGCCGCATTGCCTCCCGGTAGTCGATCTCTCAACGGTATCCAGGCTATGGTCATGCCCTCTGGTGCGCTCTAATCTTCATCAACCAGGGCGGGTTCTACCACTTGTTCCTGCTTTCAAGGAAGAGTCTTGTGCTTAATCCGCCACGATTCGGCCGGTCTCCTCGACCTCATAACCACCCATGGCGAGGACCTGTTTGATGAATTGCTCAGAGCGGATGATTTCGAGCAGGAGGCGCATGCGATCGTCGTCGAACAGGGCGACCGGGATGACAAGGTCGTAGCGCTCGCGGGTTAAGGGAATGAAGCCGAGATCCAGCGCTTTAGCCGCGGCCAGGACACCCAGCCCCACGTCTGCCCGTCCCGATGCGACCGCCATGGCCACGCTCATGTGCGTGTATTCCTCGCTTCGGTACCCGAGGATCGCAGCCGGATCGATGCCGGCCTTTTGCAGTTCATAGTCCAGCAAGATGCGCGTCCCGGAACCTGCCTGCCGGTTGACAAAGGAAACATCGGAGCGCGCCAAGTCCAAAATGTGCCGGACGTTTTTCGGATTGCCCTGCGCGACCATGAATCCCTGCCATCGGTGCACGAGAGTCATCAGGGTCACGGCTGTCTGCGGCAGATAGTGCCGGATGTAGGAGCGGTTGTAGTCGCCTGTCTGCTCATCCAGAAGGTGGGATCCGGCGAAGTGGGCAATC is part of the Terriglobia bacterium genome and encodes:
- a CDS encoding PilZ domain-containing protein; the encoded protein is MRRTSSTGTTINVLFITADLTEADYLVYEIRARAPNIHLEVFPGVQRAIDHFKAGCHDAVLVDHRLSDADRSELIAYIQHLGLATPIILIFGPDIDNPTIRMLRAGADAHVVRGPNFVNELPVIIQQALAGSQSEAKASALKSSPLKGDSLKPEGPGPESTARTPASPPAGATAAPTGRQRSVSDRRISQRREVRIPCRLEWHGNSGAAWIHDLSEEGAFLETSALMAAGSEIVIQFDAAGTEVRLEATVTHHGWYLSTDRNFDGFGVQLRNLTPDSRRILQELHSKSTKRAQPKTTLER